CCTTGATACGGTCGCGCGCCTCGTAGGGGTCGGCCGCTTCGCCCACCACGCGGATATCGTCGCAGGCGGCCAGCAGCTCGCGCAGCAGCGCGCGCATCGCGGCGGAGTCGTCGACCAGCAGCACGTCCACGGGTTCGCGCATCAGAAGAGCTCCACGTCGTGCGCCGGCGTCCGCTGACGGGCCTGATCGCGCTTGCGCTGCTCGACGGCCGCTATGCTGCGGCCCTCGACCAGCGGCAGGTGGCGCACGCGCGCCTCGGCGGTGGCCGGGAAGAACAGCAGCTTGCGCGGATGCGGGCCGAGCAAGTCCTCCGCCACCACCGGAATGCCCTCGGTGGCCAGGAAGCGCCGCACGAAGGCGGCATTCTGCCTGCCGACATCGATGCTGGTGACCGCCGCCAACACCGCGCCGCCGCCGAACAGCTTGGCGCGGAGACGACTGCGGCGTGCGCCGAGCTTGAGCAGCGCGTTGATCAGCAGCTCCATGGCGTGGACGCCGTAGCGCGCGGTCTCGTTCTCGCCGCCCTCGGGCAGCAGGAAGTGATTCATGCCGCCGATGCCGGTGCCGTCCTCGTACATGCAGGCGGCCACGCAACTGCCCAGCGTCGTGGCCAGCACCGGCTGCCACGGCACGTCGCGGGCCTGCAGCGCGCGGTAGTCGCCGGGCGCGACCTTGAGCACGCGCGCGGCCAGCCGCTTGTCGAGGTAGCCCTCGGTCCTGGCGGGCAGGCTCATGCGGCGCGCCCCACCCGGCTGCGTGCCGGTGCGTACACGCTGCGCCCGCACGAGCGCACGATCTCGGTGGCGTGGAAGAAGCTCTCGGAATGCCCGGCGAAGAACAGGCCGTCGTCGTGCAGCAGCGGCACCATGCGCCCCAGCAGCCGGAGCTGCGTGGGCTTGTCGAAGTAGATCATGACGTTGCGGCAGAACACCGCGTCGAACTGGCCCTGGACGGGCCAGCGCGCGTCGAGCAGGTTGCACGGCGCGAAGCGCACCAGCCGCTGCAGCGCGGGCAGCACGCGCGCCTGGCCGGCATTGCTGCCGGTGCCGCGCTGGAAGAAGCGCTTGCGGCGCGTCGCCGACAGATCCTCGATCCGCGCCACCGGGTAGATCGCGCGTCCCGCGCGCTCCAGGCAGGCGGTGTCGATATCGGTGGCGAGGATCTCCACCGGCGGGTCGAGCCGGTCGAAGGCCTCGCAGGCGGTGATCGCCAGACTCCACGCCTCCTCGCCGGTCGAGGCCGCCGAGCACCAGATGCGCTGCCGCGGCGGCGCACCGCTGCGCCGCAGATGCCGCGCCAGTGTCTCGAAGTGATGCGCCTCGCGGAAGAAGCTCGTGAGATTGGTGGTCAGCGCGTTGACGAACTGCTGCCAGTCGTCGGTACCGCCGGAACGCTCCAGCGTGTCGAGATAGTCGGCCACGCTGCGATGCCCGCCGGCGCGCAGCAGCCGCGTCAGCCGGCCATAGGCCATGTCCCGCTTGGCCTCGGCGAGCGCGATGCCCGCGCGCTTCCGGATCAGCTCGCGGATGCGCGTGAAATCCCGCTGCGTATAGGCGAACTCGCTCACCGGGCGCGGTCTCCTGCCTGCCCGCCGCGCCCCGGCGGCGCCGGCAGCGGCTGGCGCGCGTCGCAGCCATCCAGCGACGCGCCCCACACGGCGAAGCACCGCAGCAGCGTCAGCCAGGCTGCCCGCTGCTCCCGCCACCCACCGGCCTTGTGCGTGCGCATGGGCGATGGCGTCAGAAGCTGGTCCACTGCTCGCCGGCGTCGGCACCGGTATCGGCACCCGCCGATCCGCCGCCGTGCCCGTTCACCCCGGCGGTGTGCCCGGCACCGTTGGCACGGGCGGCCGGCGTCGCCTGCCGCGCAGCCGGCACCGCCGCCCGCGGCCGGGCCGGCGCGCTCCGCTGCGCCTCGGCCGCGTGCCCGGTCTCGCGACTGCGCTCGGCGCTCTGCTGCTGGCTGATGCGGAACTGGTTGACCAGCTCCTCCATCGCGCCGGCCTGCTCCTCCATCGAGCGCGCCGCCGCGGAGGCTTCCTCGACCAGCGCCGCATTCTGCTGAGTGACCTCGTCCATCTGCGACACCGTCAGGCTGACCTGCTCGATGCCGGAGCTCTGCTCGGCGGAGGCCGAGGTGATCTCGCCCATGATGTCGGTGACGCGCTTCACCGCGGTGACGATCTCGTCCATGGTGGTGCCGGCGCGGTTCACCAGTTCGGTGCCGCCCTTGATCTTGTCCACCGAGTCGGAGATCAGGGCCTTGATCTCCTTCGCCGCGGCGGCGGAGCGCTGCGCGAGGTTGCGCACCTCGCCGGCGACCACCGCGAAGCCGCGGCCCTGCTCGCCGGCGCGTGCGGCTTCCACCGCGGCGTTCAGCGCCAGGATGTTGGTCTGGAAGGCGATGCCGTCGATCACGCCGATGATGTCGGCGATCTTCTTCGAGCTGTCGTTGATGTCGCTCATCGTCGAGACCACCTGCTCGACCACGTCGCCGCCGCGGGTCGCGACGCTCGACGCGCCCTGCGCCTGCTCGTTGGCCTGGCGGGCGTTGTCGGCGTTCTGCTTGACGGTGGCGGTGAGCTCCTCCATCGACGATGCGGTCTCCTCGAGGCTGGCCGCCTGCTGCTCGGTGCGCGACGAGAGGTCGGCGTTGCCGGCGGCGATCTCGCGGGCCGCGACATTGATCGACTCGGAGGCCTGGCGGATGGACGTCACCATGTCGGTGAGCTTGTCCATGGTGCCGTTGGCGTCCTCCTTCAGGCGCGCGAAGAGACCCTCGTAGTCA
Above is a window of Algiphilus sp. DNA encoding:
- a CDS encoding chemoreceptor glutamine deamidase CheD (catalyzes the conversion of glutamine residues to glutamate on methyl-accepting chemotaxis receptors) translates to MSLPARTEGYLDKRLAARVLKVAPGDYRALQARDVPWQPVLATTLGSCVAACMYEDGTGIGGMNHFLLPEGGENETARYGVHAMELLINALLKLGARRSRLRAKLFGGGAVLAAVTSIDVGRQNAAFVRRFLATEGIPVVAEDLLGPHPRKLLFFPATAEARVRHLPLVEGRSIAAVEQRKRDQARQRTPAHDVELF
- a CDS encoding CheR family methyltransferase, whose product is MSEFAYTQRDFTRIRELIRKRAGIALAEAKRDMAYGRLTRLLRAGGHRSVADYLDTLERSGGTDDWQQFVNALTTNLTSFFREAHHFETLARHLRRSGAPPRQRIWCSAASTGEEAWSLAITACEAFDRLDPPVEILATDIDTACLERAGRAIYPVARIEDLSATRRKRFFQRGTGSNAGQARVLPALQRLVRFAPCNLLDARWPVQGQFDAVFCRNVMIYFDKPTQLRLLGRMVPLLHDDGLFFAGHSESFFHATEIVRSCGRSVYAPARSRVGRAA